The sequence atgtatttatttttttattttttttaattaaattatctAGTTGGAGAGATATACCCTTCCCCAGAATATCATCTCCCTTTATGATATTTCCTATATCAGCAAAACTGTATTTTATTGCTTGAAATGCTTTATCAAGTTCTGTAGAATATAATTCACTTAACATTTTAGCTTCTGAAGATGctaaaataagaatatgCTCTTTAAattcttcttcattttttatacgACTCATATTTCTTGTAAGATGTTGTAGACATATTTGTTTTGTTCTAGGAGGAACCACAAGAAattcattatcattattattgttatgaatatttttattattattatttgtattattttcttttatatcCATTTTATACCATGAATCATTATTCCTATATGTTTTGCTAGTACATACATTAATTTTGTTATTGTAATTAATACAAGTTTCTTTTGCAGGACAATTATTACCATTTCCTTGCCTTGTAGGACATATGGATCTTGGATAACCTCCTCCGAATGCTGCTCCATCAGGAAAACTGCTATCGGTTACACTTAAACCAGCACATTCTTCTATAGAACATTCACACTTTTCTTTAAATCCAGGAGGGTATTCttgaaaattttttattccaTCTTCAGTTTTAGATTTTACATCTTCATATATGCAATTGCATTTTTTATTAGAgcatttaattttaaaaaattcatatgCATCTTTATTTTGTAGACCGTCATAGCcagatttttttttcttttcattgtcaaattttgttttttgATTCATGTATTGTTTTTGGTATTCTTGAATAAATTGTTTATACTCATTACATGCGTTTTTacattttgttttatatgtaaaattattagaatcattacacatataatttttacaAGCACTTTctaatttgtttttttgCGTTCGTTGTTTAGAACAATAATCTTCAGACCATTCGGTGAACCATACCAAAAACTGTGGTGTATCATCAAAGGTAGTTGGCGTATTTCCACAGTCGCTAATATGATTGGTTTGATCTCCACTTTTTTCTTTGGCTTTTTTATAACCGCATTTCATAATTCTCCACAAACAATCTTTGTTGTCATCccaaaatttttttctgtttTCTTTGTCGTCAGGTGACTTACCATTAGATGCATTATAGTTTTTTAGAGATTCTTTTATTGAAGTGTTTGTGCCATTATTTTCCTCCTCTAAATTATCAGTACccataattatatgtttataatcataaaaaCTATATTCCAATGCTTTACAAGGTTCTACACCATAATGGTTTTTGtaatcattatatttaatacCTAGATTATATCCTTCATTGGCTGCAGCTCTAGATAATTTGTATTTCAATTCgtgattattttttgaacCATCTAGGCCATAATAACATAATTTTTGTCGTCGAGGTGAAACATAGATATTTTTGTCCAAATTTGGTAACCAATTATAATGATCTATTCCTACCCatataatatcttttttatcaCTAGGTATGCCTCCACAATTTATAGTATCgttttctttattttttttgggATCTTTTTCATCAGGATTAAAAGGAACTTTTAATTTGTGTGCCAACTCATCTTTTCCACTATAATCTAATTTCTCGCACAATTTAGCATCATTAACATGTTTTCCACTATTTTCACAACTGAATCCGTATTGTCGTTTTGCTTCTTCATCTTCTTTTGATCGTTTTTTATCCAAAATTGTTTCAATAGCTTTTATTTGATCCTTGATATGTTGAATGTAACAGACGGTACATGGGGacttataatttttatatttttcatcaCGTTTCAACATAACAGAGTCTATATGATCTAGTgttttatcattattacTACTATTTTGTGGCGTAGGAGACGACATACTGTCTTTACCAATATTTTGGCAGAAACAACATTTATCTGTTCCATTTATTGCAGTTTTACATTTTTGGTTCAAATAATCAATAGCTGTACGTTGACTGATTGCATGATAGTCCGTTCCGTCAGGGGATTGATTACTACTTTTTCCTATTCGTAATATTTTCGCATAATAGTTTTTCATACCATCCcattcttttctttttgaaGTGATCCaatcattatattttgtgCAAGCCTTTTTACACAAATCATCACCACCACAATCAATAGAAGTACTACTACCGGT comes from Plasmodium gaboni strain SY75 chromosome Unknown, whole genome shotgun sequence and encodes:
- a CDS encoding putative EMP1-like protein yields the protein KEIDCMKDDKNGERTFYLVGTPQFLRWLEEWTQQFCEKYNSYFGDIETNCTGSSTSIDCGGDDLCKKACTKYNDWITSKRKEWDGMKNYYAKILRIGKSSNQSPDGTDYHAISQRTAIDYLNQKCKTAINGTDKCCFCQNIGKDSMSSPTPQNSSNNDKTLDHIDSVMLKRDEKYKNYKSPCTVCYIQHIKDQIKAIETILDKKRSKEDEEAKRQYGFSCENSGKHVNDAKLCEKLDYSGKDELAHKLKVPFNPDEKDPKKNKENDTINCGGIPSDKKDIIWVGIDHYNWLPNLDKNIYVSPRRQKLCYYGLDGSKNNHELKYKLSRAAANEGYNLGIKYNDYKNHYGVEPCKALEYSFYDYKHIIMGTDNLEEENNGTNTSIKESLKNYNASNGKSPDDKENRKKFWDDNKDCLWRIMKCGYKKAKEKSGDQTNHISDCGNTPTTFDDTPQFLVWFTEWSEDYCSKQRTQKNKLESACKNYMCNDSNNFTYKTKCKNACNEYKQFIQEYQKQYMNQKTKFDNEKKKKSGYDGLQNKDAYEFFKIKCSNKKCNCIYEDVKSKTEDGIKNFQEYPPGFKEKCECSIEECAGLSVTDSSFPDGAAFGGGYPRSICPTRQGNGNNCPAKETCINYNNKINVCTSKTYRNNDSWYKMDIKENNTNNNNKNIHNNNNDNEFLVVPPRTKQICLQHLTRNMSRIKNEEEFKEHILILASSEAKMLSELYSTELDKAFQAIKYSFADIGNIIKGDDILGK